The DNA segment GCTTCTAAGAGACTGGCTTCAGTTTGCGCGCTCACTTCTGACTTGTCATTTTTGGCGAGCATGATAGCTCCCATCAATGCCGCTAACAAAAGTACAGAAGCAAACTCAAAAGGAATGGCATAGGTGGTGGTCAATTGCTCACCAATTACTTTGACAGAATCAATAGGCGCTGCCTCTGTCGAGATAGGCCAGTGATTTTCACCGGTCAATGCCACATAGATAGTGACAAAGCTCATAATCGAAACCCAGAGAGGGAAATTGTTTTTTAGTGAGCGGAAAAATGCAGCTGGTGGTGGCAGTTCTTCTTCTTTGACCAGAGGTTCGCTTTCGGAACGCGGATTGGTCAACATCAGAGCGATTACGATGACCAGAGTAATAGCTACGGCATAAATCATTACTTGAGCCAGAGCAATAAACTGCGCTGAGAGTAGAAGAAAGATGCCTGCTATGGATCCAAAAACACCAATCAATATAAAACCGCTTCGGATAACCACTCTATCGACCAGCACACCGACAGCCAGACAAATAGCCAGTGTTGAAAGCAGATAGAAGAGTGTGGTCTCTACAGAGGGTGATGCGAGTAAGGTTCCGAGCATTATCTAAGTCCTTAGGGTAACTTCCATGAATCTCTAAATTGGAGCTTTAGCTCTCCGGTTTATCTTCTTTCTTTTCGGGAGCTTTAGCTTCTTCAGCTTTAGCTTCAGCAGGCTTAGCTTCTTCAGCTTTAGCCTCAGCAGGCTTAGCATCACTAGCTTTGGCTTCAGCGGGCTTGGCTTCATCGGCTTTAGCTTCGGCTGGTTTAGCATCGGCAGCTTTGGCTTCGGCGGGTTTGGCAGCAGCAGCGGCAGGCTTGGCAGCAGCATCACCAGCCGGTTTGGCAGCAGCGGCAGCAGGTGCAGCAGCGCCAGCAGCGGGAGCAGCTTTGGCTGGTTTTGGCTTGGGCAATGGCATATCTTTTACATCAAAGTAAAATGCCGATTCGTCCTGGCTCAAAGTCAGTTTCTTCAAATCGTAGACAAGAGCCTCACGCGAGTATTCGGACAGCTCAAAATCATTTGTATTGATAATGCAAAGTGTGGGGCAGACCTCAGTGCAAAGTCCGCAAAACATACAAAGACCATGGTCGATTTTAAAGTCGATTAGCTCCAGTTTGCCAGTCTCAGCACTCTTTTGAGATGTAATCTCGATGCACTTATCGGGGCATACTCTCTCGCACTGACGGCAAGAGATACAGAGGTGATCGCCGGTCTCAGGGTTGACTGTCAAAGCCAGTCTGCCACGGAATAACGGTGCGATATGAGGCACGTCTTGTGGATATTCTTTGGTGATTGGTTCTTTGAAGGTGTGTCCAAATACAGTAGCAAGACCACGCCTGACCTGATTTAAACCATCAAAAGCTCTACTTAGTAGATTAGCCATGGCAGTTTACGAACCCCCTCGCAACGACAACAACAAAAAAGACAATGAGTGAAAGTGGAATTAGACGCTTCCAGCCAAAAGCCATCAACTGGTCTATACGGAAACGAGGCAAAGTACCACGAATCAAAATAGCGAAGAAAACCAGACTGTAGACTTTGAGAATCACCCAGAGGGCAGCAAACAAGGTTTCCGGATTGATCAGGTGCAAGTCTTTGACCAGGAACGAATCACTGAGCGCTGCCACCATCTGAGGTAGCATCGGTATCTTTTGCAAAATCCAGGCTGGAATCGGATTGTCGCCACCACCTAAGAACATGACAGTGGCAATGCTTGATACAACAAACAAGTTAGTGAATTCAGCCAGGAAGAAAATAGCGAACTTCATACCGCTGTACTCGGTGTTGTAACCGGATACCAGTTCGGATTCGGCTTCAGGCAAGTCAAACGGAATACGGTTGATTTCAGCGCAAGCACCGGTGAGATAAAGCCAGAAGCTTGTGATTGTGCAGAGCACCAGGAGCACAGCAGCAATGGCAGAAGCACCGGAGAAGGGATAAGCATCAGAGAGAATTTTGTCAGTGGATTGACCGCTAACCATGGCGCTCAGATATTTGTCTATGCCACCTAGCACACCACCACCAAGAAGGTTCCAGTTGAGGATACCGCCTGCTTGCTGTTGAGTGATATGGACCAGATCAAGAGAGCCAGCCAAAACACAGATAGTGATAATAGAAAGTACTAGCGGGATTTCGTAGCTGATTGCTTGAGCCGCACTACGCAAACCACCTACCAGTGAATATTTGTTGTTGGAGGACCAACCAGCCATCACGAGAGCAACTACTGGCACTGAAGCAGCAGCCAACACATAAAAGATCCCGGTGGGCAAATTGAGTATCTGGAAAAGTGGATGATTATTGGTAACAGCAGCCAGAAGAGGCACAGCACCAAAGATTGATGGTGCAAAGAAAACAATCGGAGCAAGAGTAAACATAAAAGCGTCAGCACCAGTAGGTGTGATGTCTTCTTTAAATAGCAATTTGACGGCATCTGCCATTGTTTGCAAATAACCATCGGGTCCGACGATGTTTGGTCCCTTACGCACAGTAAAGAGAGCCAGAGCTCTTCTTTCGAGCAGTACCATAAACATGGCATTGATTGGGATAAAGACCAGGATGGCAAGCACTGGAGTGATAAACTGCAGGATCTCGTTAGCGAGAGCAGCTCTCTCATGCAGACTGGCATCCAGCACCATCGGCAGAGCAATACCGACCGCCCAGCATACGAGCCATACAGCGGTAAAAGTAATCGTCAACCAGACCACACTTAATAGTGTTAGCTTTCCAATTTCAGCACTATTCGTCATTACTCGCGGACTTCCTCTACCTATTATCAGAACTTACTTCTAACTGATTACTTCTTGGACAAATTTACCTAGATTACTTAGCTCTATCTACTTTGCTTAGCCTTTTATATTTGATTTAGCGGTCGACGTCGGGCAGGATTACATCGATGGAACCAAAGATAGCCATGATGTCGGCGATCGGTGTGTCCACCAGAAGCTCAGACAAAACTGAGAGATTACAAAATGAAGGATTGCGCCAGCGGAAGCGGAACGCTTTTTCGCCACCAGTGGAGGTGACATAACATCCGAGGATGCCGCGAGGCGATTCGACAGCGGCAAAGCCTTCGCCAGCTTTGATACGCATACCGGCCATCTGCTTTTTGCCCATAATCTCGCCTTCAGGCAATTTGTCGATGCACTGACGGATTATTTTGTTGCTTTCACGCATTTCGAGGATGCGAGCCATGTATCTGTCCCAGGTATCACCCTCTTTATCCATTGTGATGACATCAAACTTTAGCTCAGGAAAAACTGAGTAAGGCTTGGTGCGACGCAAATCGAGAGGAATACCGCTGCAACGAATGCAGGGACCAGTGACGCCGTAATCCTGAGCGACTGAGCGCTTGAGGATACCGACACCTTTGGTGCGCTTGAGAAAAATAGGGTTCTGAGTGACTATAGCTTCGTATTCATCAATACGATCTGGAAACTCTTCGGTAAAGCGTTTTAGTTTGTCGAACCACTCTGGTTTGGGGTTGCGTTGCACACCACCAATACGGATGTAGTTAAACATCATGCGCTGACCGGCGATTTCTTCTAGCAAGTCGAGCAGTTTTTCTCTTTCTCTAAATGGATAGAAGGGGAAGCCGAACATGGCACCAAGGTCGATTAGATAAGTACCAAGCCAGAGTAAGTGCGATGTGATGCGGTTCATTTCTGAAACCATTACGCGCAGATACTCAGCGCGCTCTGGTACAACAACACCGTCGAGCTGCTCGCAAGCCCGAGCCATTGCCCAGGAAGTAAACATACCGGAGAGATAATCAACACGGTCGATTAGCGCTTGATACTGAAACCAGGTGCGGTTTTGTCCTTGCCACTCTTGAGCACGGTGCAAGTGACCAAGAATTGGTTCGACGTGTTTTACCTTTTCGCCGTCCAGAGTCAAAATCAATCGGAGCACGCCGTGAGTAGCTGGGTGTTGAGGACCCATGTTGATGATCATCTCATCAGTTTTTAAATCCACGTTATGCAATTCGGTAACCATCTCAAAATCCTATTTGTTTGCCTGGCAATGTCAAAAATTCGTTTGCTTTAGCGCATGCTGTGAGGGTTTTTGTCGTTTAGACCATCCACAGGCTGCTTGTAATCGCGGCGCAGGGGATGACCGTCCCAATCCCAGGGATTGAGGATACGTCTCAAATAAGGATGTCCGGTATAACGGATACCAACGAGGTCATAGGTCTCTCTTTCGTGCCAGTTAGCGGCTGACCAAAAGTTAGAGATACTCGGCACTTCGGGCAGTCTGCCGTCAGCGACATCGGTCTTTTTGGTCATCACTTTAATGACTAGCTCATTAGTGTGCTCATAAGACCAGAGGTGATAGACAGAATCATAAGTATCGTTATTGTCGACACCAGTAACGGTGATGAGCAAATCCAGTTTGACTTCCGAGCTATTGCGCAAAAGCTTGAGAGCTGGTGGCAGGTCGGCCGCAGCAACAACAATTGTTTCTACACCGCATGAATCAACCAGTCTCTCGGATGAAATTCCATGCTCTTTCAAAAACTGTCCATACTGCCCTGGTTCTAGTGGGGCGGCTGGAGCAGCTGGTGGCTTAGCATCGTGTGTCATCGTTTCCTCTTTGGACGTTTAAATAATTTGTACTAGCTCTCTTTGGTCTCAGGCTTGTCAGCCTCAGGCTTTGGAGCATCGGCGGGCTTGGCGGCTTCGGCTTTAGCAGCTTCTGGTTTAGCAGCGGCTTCGGGCTTAGCGGCACCGGCAGTAGTGGCAGGCTTAGCTTCCACTTTGGCAGCTTCAGGCTCAGCTACAGGCACAGCAATTTTTGCTCCAGCAGCTTCAGCTTTGGGTGCCAAGACACCATTTGCCAGATCGGCAGCTTCGGCCACCAGGTCATCCACCAGTCTGCCCGTGTCGTAATCCACATAGCGCACCGCGCGCTGATTATAAGTACGCTTTTTGCGCTCATGATAATTCTCGGTGCGGATTTTTTGTTGCAGCTTGAGCAGAGCATCCAAAATAGCTTCTGGTCTGGGCGGGCAACCAGGCAGGTAGACATCGACTGGGATAATGCGGTCGACACCTTGCACTACCGAATAACTATCGTTGAACATGCCACCAGTAACGGTACAGGCACCCATGGCAATGACATATTTGGGCTCGGGCATTTGCTCATAGAGAGTAATGAGAGCTGGAGCCATTTTGCGGGTGATAGTGCCGGCAGTCAAAATCATGTCAGCTTGACGCGGTGTTGCACGGAATACTTCTGAGCCGAAGCGCGAAATATCAAAAGCCGACATACCTACACACATCATCTCGATAGCGCAGCACGATGTACCAAATGTCAGCGGCCATACAGAGTTGCTACGAGCCAGGTTGGCTACCGGTGAAATCACCGGGCTGAGCACTTCGCCCAACATATCTATAGCGTGGTCGATAGAGGTCAAGGTGACCGTGTCTCTAAGCTCCTCGGGGACCGATGGAGATTTTGCTTGTATTAAGTTGCCTTCACTCATTGCCTTGTCCTAAACTGCCAAATCAAAAGTACTTATTGCTCCCACTCCAGGGCGCCTTTTTTCCAGGCGTAAACCAAACCAGCAGTAAGGATTACGAGAAAGAGACCAATCTCAGCGGGACCAATCATACGCAAAGCCAGTAGCTGAGCCGTGTCAGCTGTAGCAATAAGACGGTTATAAGCCTCATTGCCGAGCAAGTTGCGCGACAGACTATCCGTTGCCATCAACCACGGAATAATGAAAATAACTTCGATATCGAAAAGTATAAAGAGAAGCGCGTACAGGTAGTAACGCACGTCGAATTGCACCAACGCCTCTTGCATCGGCTTCATGCCGCACTCATAAGGTTGGTTTTTGGTGGCGTTAGGTCGATGGTAGCCAAGCGCCAGTTGTAAAACCCAGGCGAGCAGGATCATACCGAGCGCTGGCAGAGCAAAGCCCACCACCACAAAGATGACGATTTGAATTAGCTGTTGTGCACTTTGATCCATTTGATCAGAGCCTTCCTCTATAAAGATGCCAGACACCAGGACATCCGAGCACTGCAGTGGACTATCTTGAAGAACGACTTATGTTTTGGAACTCTTCAAGAGGTTGTCTTGTCTCAGAGTAAAGCATAGCAGGCTAACCGGCACATGGCATGACAGCTAGATTATAGCCAGGTAACCACAATGCTCCTTATGCATACAAAAACACATATAAAGTCACATCATCAGACAAAAATCGAAAATGCTTTTTTGCAAATGATCGATAATTCACCCTTGCAAATGGGCACTACCACAGGGGATACAGCATTCTGAGCAAGGTTATACTGGAAACAATGGTTAACAAAATCACCGCACCACTGCCACCTCTTGTAGTCTCGTCAATAGGAAGGAAAGAGGCAAAGGAATCCCTTGAAAGCAGTCGTATCGATAACTAATGTATCTAGCACACCGGAAAACCCAAGAATTGAAAATCGCATGAGTGGAAACCAATTAAGTCCCAAACGTTTCAAAGAGCTTGACCAACTTTGCAACAAGCTCGGAGTCACCTGCGGGCGCATGGGTCTGGTCCACGAAGCATTAAGCCATAGCTCATATGCAGCAGAAGTCCCAGGAGCAAGAGACTCCGAAAGACTGGAATTTTTTGGAGACGCTGTACTGCGTTTCGTCATCAGCGAATATCTACTGGAACGTTTTCCTGATTATGATGAAGGTAAACTCACCGAAATTCGCTCAGTCATAGTCTCCGACAAAGTACTGGCAGAAATCGCCCAGACAATGGGTTTGAGCAAATACATTTTGCTCGGTCAAAAAGTACAAATGCGTCCATCAATCATGGCTCAAGCCCTGGAAGCTCTCATTGGTGCAATTTATCAAGACCTCGGACTATTTCATGTCCAGACCCTTGTGGTGCGCCTCTTTGGCGATCAAACAACACTTGTTGACAAGGATGAAGTCAAAGATAACTTTAAAGCTCAACTACAGGAACTGACTCAATCAAAAGGTCAGGGTCTGCCGATTTATCAACTACTTGATACCGATGGACCGCCCCATGAGCCAGTCTTTACCGTATCAGTAGATATCAACGGTGAGACTATTGCCAGTGCATCTGGCAAATCCAAAAAAGCAGCAGAGCAAGAAGCAGCCAGATTGGCCTACCAAAAAGTGACACAGCGTAACTAATGTGCGCGGTTCAGCTATAAGAGCAAAGGGCGTAGATCTTATCCACGCCCTTTAGCTGTTTGTATCTTTTGACTGATTAATGAGCTGGCTGTAAGTCTTCTAGCGTACCTTGTTGAGGCTGAGCATTGAAGTCTTGAGCAGGAGCAGCGGTCTTCTCAAAGGGATCAATCCGTCCACCAGCGGCAGTAGCGGGCGTAGCTTCAATCGTGACAGGCTGAGCGCTCTCGCTCATCACCTTGTCTCCGCTGATTTGCTGGCTCTCACCTTCTTTAGGAGGCTTAGCAGCAACTTGCTCACCATCGGCAATGCTAGCTAGCTCAGAAGCTTTTTGACGCAAGATCAAAGCTTCTTTTTCGCCTTTAGCTGCTTTGTATTCAGCCTCAGCAGCGCGCAAATGAGCTTTGGCAGCTTCCAAATTTTGTCTAGCTTGCTCAGTACGTTTACGCAATGCTTCTACCTTTTGATTGACGCGCTCAAGATCAGCGCCACCGACAATAGTCAGCTCTGGAGGCTTAGCATTGTGAAAAGACAGGGGATTAGCATCAGCACCGCTTGTGCCCGCCAGACCTGCGCCGATACTGAGAGCGGATACAACTAGCGTCAAGTGACGTCTTTTGCGCATAGATAAACTCCTTATGTGGCAGCAACGCCTGCCATGGGCATCCATCTATGGATACCTTTACCAACCTGAACTCCCGTTATTATAGTCAAGACGACCTTTTTCAAACATACAAAATTGGCTCTGGCTCTAGCTTTTGAGCGAAGTGCCCGGGAGCGCCAGCTACCACTTTCCGGTATGTGATAGACGATCTATAAATACGTACACGAACGACAAAAGAATCCCATCGCGTATACCCGAGCCCAAATGACGAATAGTGCAAGGGGCGATTGTTAGCAGATTCTAACCATTCTGATACCGATATAACTGCCTCAAGTCTTAATGTTCACTTAAACCTGAATTACTTCTCTTGAAAGCTGCATATACATTGGTCTATATTGTGAACCGCCAGTGCTAGATAGGCTCGTCCTTTCTACCGTTTTGATGTTGTCTCCTTAGAGAGGCTTCACCTCAATGGTAAAGCTTTGAGTACAAGCAGCTTGTCGACCAGACAGTGCTTCGCTCAAGGGTCGTAAACTATCAATGCATGGATTGGATTATCTTCGCGTACCCCGCGAGATAGCAATTTTCAATCCGGGCATCAGTGGCTTGAAAGCCGACAAAAATACCCACGCCGCTCGTGCGGCACAAGAGTGGAGAACTACCTCATGATGCTAGTCGAGCCACCAATTCAAAAGGACAAGGGAGTGACAATTTCAGTGACAGAACAGCAAGTGGAAAACTCAAAATCCGAATTCGAGCGTTTGCTCGAAGAATCTTTGAGCCATAAGTTTGAACAAGGCGATATCGTGCCCGGTAATGTGGTGCGCGTCGAGAGAGACGGAGTACTGGTAGACGTCGGCGGCAAATCCGAAGGATTTGTACCAATGAAGGAAGTCTCCAACGTAACCGTTGATCATATAAATGATGTATGCAAAGTTGGCGAAAGCTATGAGTTCTACATCCTCAGAGAGGAAAACGAGAACGGGCAGCTAACACTATCACTGAAGCGTGTTGCTCAAGCCAGAGGATGGGTGCAACTCGAGAACATGAAGCGCAACGATGACACCATCCGCGCCAAGATTTCTCAA comes from the Candidatus Obscuribacter sp. genome and includes:
- a CDS encoding NADH-quinone oxidoreductase subunit I gives rise to the protein MANLLSRAFDGLNQVRRGLATVFGHTFKEPITKEYPQDVPHIAPLFRGRLALTVNPETGDHLCISCRQCERVCPDKCIEITSQKSAETGKLELIDFKIDHGLCMFCGLCTEVCPTLCIINTNDFELSEYSREALVYDLKKLTLSQDESAFYFDVKDMPLPKPKPAKAAPAAGAAAPAAAAAKPAGDAAAKPAAAAAKPAEAKAADAKPAEAKADEAKPAEAKASDAKPAEAKAEEAKPAEAKAEEAKAPEKKEDKPES
- a CDS encoding NADH-quinone oxidoreductase subunit D encodes the protein MVTELHNVDLKTDEMIINMGPQHPATHGVLRLILTLDGEKVKHVEPILGHLHRAQEWQGQNRTWFQYQALIDRVDYLSGMFTSWAMARACEQLDGVVVPERAEYLRVMVSEMNRITSHLLWLGTYLIDLGAMFGFPFYPFREREKLLDLLEEIAGQRMMFNYIRIGGVQRNPKPEWFDKLKRFTEEFPDRIDEYEAIVTQNPIFLKRTKGVGILKRSVAQDYGVTGPCIRCSGIPLDLRRTKPYSVFPELKFDVITMDKEGDTWDRYMARILEMRESNKIIRQCIDKLPEGEIMGKKQMAGMRIKAGEGFAAVESPRGILGCYVTSTGGEKAFRFRWRNPSFCNLSVLSELLVDTPIADIMAIFGSIDVILPDVDR
- a CDS encoding NADH-quinone oxidoreductase subunit A, with the translated sequence MDQSAQQLIQIVIFVVVGFALPALGMILLAWVLQLALGYHRPNATKNQPYECGMKPMQEALVQFDVRYYLYALLFILFDIEVIFIIPWLMATDSLSRNLLGNEAYNRLIATADTAQLLALRMIGPAEIGLFLVILTAGLVYAWKKGALEWEQ
- a CDS encoding NADH-quinone oxidoreductase subunit H, coding for MTNSAEIGKLTLLSVVWLTITFTAVWLVCWAVGIALPMVLDASLHERAALANEILQFITPVLAILVFIPINAMFMVLLERRALALFTVRKGPNIVGPDGYLQTMADAVKLLFKEDITPTGADAFMFTLAPIVFFAPSIFGAVPLLAAVTNNHPLFQILNLPTGIFYVLAAASVPVVALVMAGWSSNNKYSLVGGLRSAAQAISYEIPLVLSIITICVLAGSLDLVHITQQQAGGILNWNLLGGGVLGGIDKYLSAMVSGQSTDKILSDAYPFSGASAIAAVLLVLCTITSFWLYLTGACAEINRIPFDLPEAESELVSGYNTEYSGMKFAIFFLAEFTNLFVVSSIATVMFLGGGDNPIPAWILQKIPMLPQMVAALSDSFLVKDLHLINPETLFAALWVILKVYSLVFFAILIRGTLPRFRIDQLMAFGWKRLIPLSLIVFFVVVVARGFVNCHG
- a CDS encoding NADH-quinone oxidoreductase subunit J, with the protein product MLGTLLASPSVETTLFYLLSTLAICLAVGVLVDRVVIRSGFILIGVFGSIAGIFLLLSAQFIALAQVMIYAVAITLVIVIALMLTNPRSESEPLVKEEELPPPAAFFRSLKNNFPLWVSIMSFVTIYVALTGENHWPISTEAAPIDSVKVIGEQLTTTYAIPFEFASVLLLAALMGAIMLAKNDKSEVSAQTEASLLEAKKAEENLALSR
- a CDS encoding NADH-quinone oxidoreductase subunit C, with translation MTHDAKPPAAPAAPLEPGQYGQFLKEHGISSERLVDSCGVETIVVAAADLPPALKLLRNSSEVKLDLLITVTGVDNNDTYDSVYHLWSYEHTNELVIKVMTKKTDVADGRLPEVPSISNFWSAANWHERETYDLVGIRYTGHPYLRRILNPWDWDGHPLRRDYKQPVDGLNDKNPHSMR
- the rnc gene encoding ribonuclease III, which translates into the protein MSGNQLSPKRFKELDQLCNKLGVTCGRMGLVHEALSHSSYAAEVPGARDSERLEFFGDAVLRFVISEYLLERFPDYDEGKLTEIRSVIVSDKVLAEIAQTMGLSKYILLGQKVQMRPSIMAQALEALIGAIYQDLGLFHVQTLVVRLFGDQTTLVDKDEVKDNFKAQLQELTQSKGQGLPIYQLLDTDGPPHEPVFTVSVDINGETIASASGKSKKAAEQEAARLAYQKVTQRN
- a CDS encoding NADH-quinone oxidoreductase subunit B, with product MSEGNLIQAKSPSVPEELRDTVTLTSIDHAIDMLGEVLSPVISPVANLARSNSVWPLTFGTSCCAIEMMCVGMSAFDISRFGSEVFRATPRQADMILTAGTITRKMAPALITLYEQMPEPKYVIAMGACTVTGGMFNDSYSVVQGVDRIIPVDVYLPGCPPRPEAILDALLKLQQKIRTENYHERKKRTYNQRAVRYVDYDTGRLVDDLVAEAADLANGVLAPKAEAAGAKIAVPVAEPEAAKVEAKPATTAGAAKPEAAAKPEAAKAEAAKPADAPKPEADKPETKES